The Myxococcus virescens sequence GCGGTACATGCACGACCTGGGCTGCCAGGGCGTGGTGAAGGCCGGGGTGGAGTCCTTGACGCGCTACCTGGCCGCGGAGCTGGCACCGGATGGCATCCGGACCAACTGCGTGTCCGCGGGACCGGTGCATGGCGAGCTGCTGCGCATGTTCCCCGACGCCGCGAGCCGGGTCGCGCGCTGGGAGTCGGCGACGCCGGGCGGGGAGATCTGCACCGCGGAGGATGTCGCCGACGTCACCGAGCTCCTCCTGGGGCCCAAGACGCGCCGGGTGAACGGCGCCATCTGGGTGGTGGATGGGGGGCTCTCCGGCACGGTGGACGGGCTGCTGCCGGGCGCGTCGGAGGCACGGCGTCCCGGGGGGCCGCGCGGGTCGCACAGCCGTGAGCACGACGTGCGAGCGCTCCTCGCGCTCGATTCCTGAACCTCGTACCGGAGCCAATCGTCATGGGTTACTTCGCGGTCCCGTACGACATTCATTTCGATGACACGATGGCCTACGGGAGCCATCACTTCCTCACGAACTTCAAGTTCCAGTGTGCTGGGCGGGAGCACCTGCTCTTCAGCCCGGACGTGTTCGACGTGCCGGAGTTCCGGCGCGACTTCGACCAGGTGCTGCTGCTCACCTACGAGGGCTACTCGCGCAACCTGGCACCGGCCAACCTGGGAGATCGGTTGGTGGTGCTGACGACGCTGGAGGAGCGGGGAGCGGTCTCCATCCGCTTCTGCTTCCGGACCCTCAAGAGCGATGGGACGCCCGTGGCGTGCGGCTTCCAGACGGTTCTCTGTGCGGACCGGACATCGGGCGCCCTGTGTTCGTTTCCTGAGTCGTTCCTGCGGTGCTTCGATTCGTTGTCCGGCATCTTCGAGCGCGCCGGGGCACGGAGCTTCCGGGACTGTGTCCAGCAGGGAGGCTCCGCACTCAAGGAGGTGTTTCCGGAGTCCATCCGGGCGTTGGCGAAGTCGCTGCTCGCGGACCCTGCGTCACTGGGGACATCCCGCGTCGTTTCGTTGGAGGGGGCGCCCGCGGCGAGCGCTGCCAAGAGTCCCGACGCGCTGGTGCTGCCGCCGGGCGCGACGGCATTTCTGTTCGCCGGGCAGGGTTCGTTTGAGCCAGGGCTCTATCTCCAATTGAAGGCGCTCGACCCTGACCTCGAGGGCGAGCTTCAGGGGGTCGCCGCCGCATGTCGTGAGGTCGGCGTGGACGCGGAGCCGTTGCTCGCCGCGCGTGACGTCTCGGACGTCCGGCGTGCGCTGGATGAGCTGCCTCAGCTCGACCAACTGGGCATCTACCTGTCCGGAGTCCTGGGCGCCCGGTGGATGCAGCGACAGGGGGCGAGCCCGGACGTGTTCGTGGGGCACAGCTTCGGGGAGATTGCCGCGATGACGGCGGCGGGTGCGCTCGACTTGCGCGCTGGCGCGCAGGTCGTCTGCCACCGCATCCGAGCGCTTCAGGTCCTTCCCGACGACTTCGGAACGCTGGCGGCGGTGGCGCTCGGGGAGTCCGAGGCCGTTCGCGCCATCGCGGAGTGCGGCGCTTCGGGATTGCACATCGCGGGGCGCAACCACGCGCGGCAGACGGTGGTGGCGGGAGCGCGCGAGCAGCTCGCGCGGCTCCGCGCGCTGTTGGAAGGCCGGGGGCAGGGATTCACCTTCGTTTCGAGCCGGTACCCCTTCCACCATCCGGACATGGCCCCGGCCGCGAAGGCCTTCCGCGAGATGCTGGGCCGTGTCCCCATGCAGGCGCCGCGCGGCCGTGTCTATTCGCCCATTGAACGGCGCGCCTATGTGGGCGGGCGGCCAGAATTGGCGGATGCGCTCGCATCGCACCTGGTGCGCTCGTTCGACTTCCTGGGGACGGTGGAGACGCTCACCCGCGCGGGATGCGCGCGCTTCGTCGACTGCGGAACCACGGGCGTCCTGGCGCGCATCGTCCAGAAAATCATCCCGGAGGAGACGGCCGCCGAGGTGAGCGTCATCAGCAAGCTGCTTCCGGCGGAGCGGTCTGCCCCGTCGGCTGGCATCGAGCCGAAGTCCGTGGATGCCGCCGAGGTCGACGAGAGCGGCATTGCCGTGGTGTCGCTGGGCTGCATCCTTCCGGGGGGCGCGAAGGACCCGGAAACGTACTGGCAGAACATCCGGAAGGGCATCAGCGGCATCGTCGACCAGGGCCTGTTGCAGCCCGAGTTGGTGACGGACTTCGCGGGTCCCGCGGGAACTCCAGACCGGACGTACACCCTGCTCACGGGGTATGTGCGGGATGACGACCTGGTTCCGCCGCCGGGCTTCGACCCGACGCGTTTCCAGCAGTACGTCCGCGAGCAGAAGCTGCTGGCCATCGCCCTCTCGCAGGCCATGCAGGGACTGAAGCCGCTGGCATCGAAGTCGCCGGGGCGCATCCAGTGCCTGCTCGGTTCGACGGCGGAAGGGTCGGCCGAGTACGACGCCGCGCTGAGCGTGGAGGCTGGAGAGGCGCTGCTGAGTGCCCGGGGGGAGCGGGTTCATGACATCGCGGCGCTGGCGTGCGCGGCGCGTGAGGCACTTGGGGTGGAGGCCATCTCCCGTGACCTGGCGCCGCATCCCACCCTGCAGGCCGTGGTGACGGACGTGGTGGGGCAGGGTGTCGCCACCACGCTGCTCGACGCTGCTTGTGCGTCGTCGCTCTATGCCATGGCGCTGGGCATGAAGGCGCTGGAGCGAGGGGACTCGGACCTGATTCTTGCTGGCGGCGTGTTCTCGCCGGGGCCGGGCAACAGCTGTCTGTTCTCGCAGTTCAATGGACTGTCCGCCACGGGGAGCCGGCCCTTTGACGTGCGCGCGGACGGCGTCATCTTCGGTGAAGGCGCGGGCGTCGTTGGGCTGATGCGCCTGAAGGACGCCGTCGCGGCGGGGCACCGGGTCCATGCCGTCATTCGAGGCGCGGGGCTCTCCAGTGATGGACGGAGCAGCTCGGCGAACGTGCCCCGGTCGGAGGGGCAGGTGGCGGCGATGGAGGCGTGCTACTCGGGGGCCCAGGTTGACCCGGCGAGCGTGCAGTACATCGAGGCGCACGGAACGGCGACTCCCGCGGGGGACGCCACCGAGCTCCGGTCGATTGCCCGCGTCTTTGGTGGCAAGCGCAGTGGCGTTCAGCTCGCCAGCGTCAAGGCGCTGATTGGTCACGTTGGCTGGGCCGCGGGGGCTGCTTCGGTCATCAAGCTGTGCAAGGCGATGGAGCACCGGATCTTCCCGGTGCAGTCCAACTTCGATGCGCCCGGTGCCGCGCTGCGCGCCATGGGGCCCGGCTTCGACGTGAACACGCGCGAGCAGCCTTGGCCGGAGAATGGCGAATGGCCTCGTCGTGCCGCCACCAATGGCTTTGGCTTTGGCGGAACCAACGCCCACCTGGTGCTGGAGGAGTACCGGGGGCCTTCGTCGGCGCCGAGGTCCCGCGAGGGCATCCCATCGGAGGCCGAACTCGTGGTCGTGGCCGCGGAGGGCTTGTTCCCAGATGGACGCGGGCGGCCCGAAGCGGGTGTCCCTGTCGAGGTAGGAGCGCGCTTCGATCTGCAGGCACTGCGCCTGCCGCCCACGGTGCGCCTGTTGCCCGACATCTCCGAGGACATGGATGCGACGCAGCACCTCGGGCTCGTGGTCGGGAGTGCGCTCGCCCAGAAGCTGGGGGCGTTCGAAACGCTTCGTTCGGGGACGGCCATCGTGCTGGGGCTCGAGGGCAAGACGCGCCGTGGCGTCGAGGCGGTCCAGCGTGTCCTGGCGTTCACGCTGCAACGGCGCTTGAGTGAGAAGGCTCGTCGCGAGCCCGCATCCGCCGCGGTGCTGCCCCTGGCGGAGCGTCTTCACTCGGCGGTGATGGAGAGCCTCCGTCCCTCGGGGCCGTACACGCTCCAGGGGATGATGCCGAACGTCACGCCCGGCCGTGTCGCGGGGGCGCTCGACGTCAAGGGTCCCAATTTCGTGGTGGATGCGGGGGCAGCCTCGTCCTCGGCGGCGCTCCAGGCGGCGCGGGGGCTGCTGGAGAGCGGCTTCGAGCTGGTCCTCGTGGGCAGTACGCACATTGGCAGGCCGGGTGAAGTCAGAGGGGCGCAGCAGCCCGAGGAAGGCGCGGCGCTCTTCGCGGTGACGACGGCGGAGAAGGCCCGAAGGCTCGGCTTGAAGCCCATGTGCCACCTTCAGATTTCCACCCGTGGCGCGAAGGGGACAGGTGCGGGTGTCGACCTGCCACCGCACTCGGCGGCGGAGAGCCTGGCGTTGCTGCGCGCCGTACACGCGGCGGCGGATGGTCGTGCTGGCACGCTGCGGTTCCACCCCGATGCCGCGACAGGTGTCCGGCTCGAAGTGCGGCTCCAGCCGATGGCGGGCGGGCTGCCCGTGGAATCAATGCAGTCCTCGTCGCGAGCCCACGCCCATGCCGCAACGGAGGGCCAGCTTGGCGCGACATCTCGGGCAGCGGAGCAG is a genomic window containing:
- a CDS encoding type I polyketide synthase, whose product is MGYFAVPYDIHFDDTMAYGSHHFLTNFKFQCAGREHLLFSPDVFDVPEFRRDFDQVLLLTYEGYSRNLAPANLGDRLVVLTTLEERGAVSIRFCFRTLKSDGTPVACGFQTVLCADRTSGALCSFPESFLRCFDSLSGIFERAGARSFRDCVQQGGSALKEVFPESIRALAKSLLADPASLGTSRVVSLEGAPAASAAKSPDALVLPPGATAFLFAGQGSFEPGLYLQLKALDPDLEGELQGVAAACREVGVDAEPLLAARDVSDVRRALDELPQLDQLGIYLSGVLGARWMQRQGASPDVFVGHSFGEIAAMTAAGALDLRAGAQVVCHRIRALQVLPDDFGTLAAVALGESEAVRAIAECGASGLHIAGRNHARQTVVAGAREQLARLRALLEGRGQGFTFVSSRYPFHHPDMAPAAKAFREMLGRVPMQAPRGRVYSPIERRAYVGGRPELADALASHLVRSFDFLGTVETLTRAGCARFVDCGTTGVLARIVQKIIPEETAAEVSVISKLLPAERSAPSAGIEPKSVDAAEVDESGIAVVSLGCILPGGAKDPETYWQNIRKGISGIVDQGLLQPELVTDFAGPAGTPDRTYTLLTGYVRDDDLVPPPGFDPTRFQQYVREQKLLAIALSQAMQGLKPLASKSPGRIQCLLGSTAEGSAEYDAALSVEAGEALLSARGERVHDIAALACAAREALGVEAISRDLAPHPTLQAVVTDVVGQGVATTLLDAACASSLYAMALGMKALERGDSDLILAGGVFSPGPGNSCLFSQFNGLSATGSRPFDVRADGVIFGEGAGVVGLMRLKDAVAAGHRVHAVIRGAGLSSDGRSSSANVPRSEGQVAAMEACYSGAQVDPASVQYIEAHGTATPAGDATELRSIARVFGGKRSGVQLASVKALIGHVGWAAGAASVIKLCKAMEHRIFPVQSNFDAPGAALRAMGPGFDVNTREQPWPENGEWPRRAATNGFGFGGTNAHLVLEEYRGPSSAPRSREGIPSEAELVVVAAEGLFPDGRGRPEAGVPVEVGARFDLQALRLPPTVRLLPDISEDMDATQHLGLVVGSALAQKLGAFETLRSGTAIVLGLEGKTRRGVEAVQRVLAFTLQRRLSEKARREPASAAVLPLAERLHSAVMESLRPSGPYTLQGMMPNVTPGRVAGALDVKGPNFVVDAGAASSSAALQAARGLLESGFELVLVGSTHIGRPGEVRGAQQPEEGAALFAVTTAEKARRLGLKPMCHLQISTRGAKGTGAGVDLPPHSAAESLALLRAVHAAADGRAGTLRFHPDAATGVRLEVRLQPMAGGLPVESMQSSSRAHAHAATEGQLGATSRAAEQGGRIDASTSPLRTHPDAVTDGRSELPSRPSEGVRLAPSRSVEFASSPVNGASGAELQAAAGGFDHAAPIQYLSPVLVERPARKTRPSYLRGRRVLFIAEDVALARELAARAEALCGSEHRILCPGTGSDSGRLRYIDLTTDTSAEAGLAALGFEPEVILAVPRIEAGALEASVVADTAMKHGALELLFLAARRAYERLSRGEVELVSLCIGAVGPRRCLHPMSGLFAGMLKSIGREVPARNVRAVSTTAMPLQEALELAEAELGSEAGGNHSIEVCFDGPVRCVRVLRVTDVTADPAATLDSRSVVLLTGGGRGVTAVLAGALLKRFGCKVVLLGRSDPDEAPLRVLQAREEDLPAMEREFYASELASNRGVRMPELRKRFERFLAARELKATLEGLGRLPGEVLYRAADVTRAADVDRVVQEIVDTHGRLDLVVHGAGTQTSKKLNRRQLGELRTNLGTKLLGLRNLREACVNRLARPVPFHVLTSAFSYIGNDGQADYGAANEALDRLCAWVSDASQEVRWCSVGWLAWDGIGMTRGSEYRVLGATRHLRGIRAEEGEALFLQLVDGRPRQAINVQLTESERSYYALEVLPAEEARSLSAGPVQRELVVDAASVPCLEDHLVRGTPTLPGAWALDLMLQAAVGNGRPELRTVTIEDVRFSRFIRVKQGGRQHLRAECTPLIDEPGCHGVRVRLMGDIVHASGVVLEKDLVYAEARFTLTAEPPRGTPELDAAAPSGQALRVHDPHCAAGAPIELRKMFDCLEEIRIEPSARFARLGLPTEPRQAGSTVPALVLDAALRLSAMHVDGESSAVFAPIQFQRATFDRGLVDARGGAPLHLSLKALPPRVDGDLLECGTVAALDEAGRLRMLLEGGLARPMA